Genomic window (Moritella sp. F3):
CGCTGAGTGTATCTAGTTTTCAGGCGATGGCTGTTGAATCTAAGATGGCAACCGTGTTTCCCGATGAACAAGTTCAACCCATGTTTAAAAATGCTTATACGGAAATGAGTCGTCGCTACACGCTATTTGCAGAGTTATTCAACCTTTGCCAGCAGAAACCAAATGCAGAAGACTGTCAAAAACCTTATGAGCAAGCTAAGCAAAATTACACGGTGGCGTCTTCTATTTATAACTCGATTGAAATGACGTTGATGCCCGCATTCATTGAACTTGAAACGCCATTAATGAGTTTAGTTGAGTTAAATAAAGCGTTAACCAAGCTTGGCTATATGGATACAGAATTGGCTGATGAGCAGATTTCGACCACGGCTTTAATACCTTATATTAATCAGTGGCAGGTAAAAAATAATCTCCCTGTCACCGATAAAATCTATTTATTACACACGTATCTTATCAGTGCCGATGCAATGCAAGCTATGCCAGAACAGCAGCATAAATTACAACATAAGCAGCCAAGTTAGGGTAAGTCATGACACTATTTCGATCGATTGCATTTGTCTTTATCGCCAGCGTGCTCACTTTACAAAGTGTGCATGCTGAATCAACAACACTGGAAACACGTCTAAATGATGAGAAATACATCGCTGAGATGTCACAAAATTTAGAATTGCCGCTTGCTGTACGTGTTCAAGCCGTGATTGAACTTGGACAGTTCAGTGGTGCTAATGCCTTAATTGCCATTGCGAGAGCCAGCCGTGCAGATCAATATGAATTACGATTAGCGGCAATTGAGGCTGTTCGATTTTGGAGTGTGAAAGCACGATGGGATGTTGTGTCTCCTTTGATTATGGATGATGAAACTAGGGTTCAAGCCGCTGCTGGTGACGTGCTTGTGTCCTTGTGGGCGGAGTTAAACACAGACCAGCAAGCTTATTTACAGCCCGCGGTAGACCAGTATGTATCGACGCTTAAGAAAATACCGAGTGGGTTTGAGGTAGCGCTTGAATTAGCGAATGTTTATCGTTATCAGCAGCAATTCATCGCGGCAGAAAAAGCTTACAAAGCACTGATTAAGCAATACCCAAAACAAGCGGTGGGGTATTTACAACTTAGTGAACTTTATCGTCAAGGCAGTGAGTTTTATCGTCAAAATAACGCGGAAAGTTTAGCGCATGAGACGCTCATTCAAGGTATTGCTGTAAATCCGCAATCCGCGGAACTTTATTATGCACAAGGTCTTAGCTATTATCGACAAGGTGATTTTCAACAAGCTGAAATTGAATTGCGTCGTGCAATAGACAATGATCCAAACAATGGTCGTTATGCGTACACGTTAGCAGTTATGATCAATACCGCGCAGCCTGCTGAAGCGCTAGAACTCTATCTGCAAGCGCATGACAATACTGGCTCGCCACAGTATTTGTATGCGTTATGTGAAAGCTATATTGCACAAGGATATGTCGTTCAAACGAGGCAATGTATCGGTAAATTAAAGCAAGTCGCACCTGACAATATAGTTAAACAATTGACGGATAAACTGTAACAAATAGAACTTGGCGGATCATTTATCTAAATTAAATTGGATGATGATTAGCTTGGTATGTTTGATATGGCATTTCACCAAATAAGCGTTGATACCTAACCGCGTAGCGGCTCCACCCGTCAATATTCGTATTACTTGCCGCATGAATGACTGAGCGGGTTGACGACTTTTGCAGTTCGCGACGAAAGGCAAATAACTTGGTTAATAGATAACAACGTTTTGGTGAAAACCCAGTGTAGTGTTTAAACAATAGGTTAATTGTTTTGGTGCTGATATTGAGTGTCTCAGCGGCGTTATTCAGGGTAAAACGCTCGATATTATTTTCTTCCATCAACATCATTACTTTTGGCATCAAGACTTTTCTTGGTAAGCGACTGCGCCCTTTGAGTGATTGAGGGCGTAATGGCGGTATCTGCTCCTTTAGTTCTGTTGTCAGTTTTAACAATGCGCGAGTTCCTCCGAGCGGATTTTTTGCAAGATCATTTCTATCTGTTATATCTGCTGCCTGTCGTAATTTAGCCATATACGTTGGATTAACGTCTAAGGGGGTTAAGGCGTTACTAAATTCCAGCAGTTGATGACTTATGTTATTCACTTCAGCCAGTAATACTCGGGTATTAGCAGGAATAGTAAGAGTGAACGGAATATGTGATTTTGCGCAAACAAGTGCAATTTGCGAGGTTGTCATCCAGGTGCCATTAAAGCAAAGATCACCGTCATCAATCGACATAATAACTAAACTCAGGCCGGAATTTAGTGGTTGGTAACTGCGCGATATGAGGGTGGCATCATGTTTAAGTTTAATGGCTGTATATCTGACCTGTGGGCGTTGGACTTGATGTAAATAGTAGTGAGGATCATTCATTTTCTGGTGGGGGCATAGGTCATAATCAAACACGAGTCTTGCACAAGTGAGTTCATGCAAACGAGTATTAAATTCATCAAAGCAGTACAAATGCTTAGATGAGAGAGAAGGGGAATGATTGCAATGCATTGTTCTAGTGGCTCGCTCTCGTTTGATTGCCTAAAGTGAACCGTACAAGTTAATATTTTCACGGTTCACTGCTGTGATTGTCGTTATATGGTTACGGTGTGATCTCTGTTAATACATTGCCTGTCGCGCCACTTGGTAAGTTTATGCCGAGTATATTCGACAATGTTGGGGCTATGTCATAAGGCGTAATATCACGGCTAATGACTTGAGGTTTGACCTTATAACCAGCAAAAATAACGGGCACATGGGTATCATAACGCCAAGGGGAACCATGCGTCGAGGCAATAGTGAGCCCATCCATGTTATTAATGTAAGTTCGTGATGCAAAAACAAGATGGATATTACCCGAACGCTTTGGGTGGAAATTTTGCTGTACTAACTTACTGATACGAGTTTGAGGCAGACTATTATTTTCAATATCCGTTCTAGTTATTGCGGCGCTTACCCCTGCTATTTTGAGGATTTCGTCGGCGATAACCTGTTCAACCTTGGCGGTAGATAAGTTATTTTTTTTGATTAAGTCTGTATCCAGATAAATATAAGGCTGAGCATATAAACGGATAAGTTCGTTACCTAATCCAAATTCTTGTTGTAGCCGTGCAGCTAACGCTGGATTCGTGAGTTTGTCTTTATCAAAGTAATGCGCATCGTGCTCTCCAGTATGTTGTGATACGGGTGCGGCTTCTGGTACACCATGATCAGCCGAGAAGGCGATGATCACATTATCAAGACCGACCTGGCTATCTATGGTGCTAAATAAACCTGCGAGCGTACGATCTAAACGGATCAGGTTATCTTCTGTTTCACGTGTAGACGGTCCAAACATATGCGATACGTAATCAGTAGATGAAAAACTCACTGATAAATAATCAGTGATCGCGTCTTGCCCTAATTGCTCTTCTTTAAGTAAGGTTTTGGCAAAGTCCGCGGTCAGTTCATCACCAGCAGGGCTGAGAGTCAGTAAGGTGCCAAAATATTTCCCTTTTGCACTGCCATAAGGGTGCGGAAAGTGTTTACTAAATCCGGCAAGATTAACTTTATGTTCTCCATTTCCGACTACTGGCGCGTAGGTTTTTTCTGCTTGGCTCAATGTCCACGCTTTATCACCATAACGCGCAGGTAGATCTTGCTGATTCCAAGCCTCTACCCACTGTGGATATAGTTGGTAATAGTAATTACTGGTAACAAATTGATTCTTACTTTTGGAAAACCAGAAGGCTTTACCGTTATCACCTGCGAGTGAAATAGCGCCGCGGTCTTTGACGGATACAGAGAATATTTTTGCTTGACCATGTGTGGCAATAGAGAGTTCATCACTGAATGTCGATGACAAGATGGTTAATGGTGAACGACCGTCTTTTTTTGCAGCTTTTTGAGTCGGGTCGACTTCGGTATCTTTATTGATTCCAGCACCTTCGGTTAGCATATTGTAGTTTGAATCTTCAATATTATAAACCAGCCTGTCCTGAGTACGATCAAACCATACATTGCCAACCATGCCGTGGACACTCGGTGGCGCCCCTGTTGCAAGGGATACGTGCCCAACGATTGTCTCAGTGTTGGCATGCTCATAATTGGCATTGGTGAAGTAAGTACCTTGCTCCATTAAATAGCGAAAACCGTTTTCGCCGAATTGGTGTTTATAGCGTTGAATTAGATCTGCCCGCAGACCGTCGATCGTAATTTGTAAGACTAATTTAGGCTGTGTTTGCGTTGTATCAGCAGCACTTACTGACGCACTCGCAAATAGACCGCAAAAAATAGAGAATGCTATTTTCTTCATCATGATTCCTCTGTAAATGTATATTGTTTTTATGATCATGAATTAATTAAGACCGTTAAAATATGCAAAAACGGAAAAAATGAAAGAGGTAAGGATCAGCGTTGCGCTATTGTGATCTCTATTTGCTGCAATCCTAGTCAATACGAGGCCGCTACATTTTTAAGTTCTCTACCTTCCTGCATTACTCGCCTTTTTTATTATTTTGCCTTACAATTATTTCAAATTTATATCCCCTCGTAAAACAAAGGAAAAAAACATGGCTCAAGCAACAGCACGACACATTTTAGTAGACGACGAAGCAAAATGTAATGAACTTAAAGCACAAATCGAAGCAGGTACTGATTTCGCTGAAGTTGCTAAGCAACATTCAAATTGCCCATCAGGCGCTCAAGGCGGTGATTTAGGTAAATTTGGTCCTGGTATGATGGTTCCTGAGTTTGATAAAGTTGTATTCTCTGCACCTGTGAACACAGTTCAAGGTCCAGTGAAAACACAATTCGGTTACCACTTATTAGAAGTTACAAGCCGTAGCTAATAATGATTTGATGTTTCTCGCATCCGCTGTGATGCGAGGAATTTCCCCGATGTAAACTAGCCTACAATCACTCTGCAATCCCCCCATAATAACTCCCAGTTAGCACCGTCATAGCAAGTCATACTCCTCACGACATAAAATACCATATAATATAATTAGAAAATTAATATAATTTTTGTTGACACAAAATCAAATCGGGATTAAATTCCGCTCGATGTTTTCACGACCCTGTCCCAAGCAGTGTAAACAAGCGCCAGCAACCTCCTACCCGCTGGTGTTTTGCGCATGTAAAGCAGCATTAAACTCAGATAAAAACACCTGTTCCATTTGAGTCTTTTAATTTACTTAGCCGTTTTGGCTCTATTTTAGAAGGATCTTAAAGCATGTCAGAAGCGACAGCCTTAAGTCTTATTCCACCTGTGGTGGTTTTGGTGTTAGCCGTTGTATTACGACGTCCTATCCTTTCGTTGGTTATTGGTTCATTTGTCGGACTCATGTTAATTGAGTCTACTAGTGCGTTAACCAGTTTTTCTGCGATATCCCTCTCTGTGATGACAGATGAGACTATCGGTTGGCTTATTTTAGTCTGCGGCGGTTTTGGTGCCCTCATTGCGTTACTCGTTAAAACGGGTGGATCGATGGCATTTGGACGTTATGCGATGAAATTTGCCAAAGGGCCTAAATCGTCTTTGTTAATGACATTTTTATTAGGCGTCGCTATTTTTATCGACGACTATTTAAACGCATTAACGGTTGGCTCAACAATGAAGCGCGTGACTGATAAGTTTAAAGTGTCTCGCGAAATGCTTGCTTATGTTGTTGACTCTACTGCGGCACCTATTTGTGTATTAGTACCCTTATCGACATGGGCTGTGTTTTTCGGCGGTTTACTTGTCGACAACGGTATTGCTGCTGAAGGGCAAGGCATCGCGGTCTACATGGGGGCAATTCCTTATATGTTATACGCGTGGCTTTCGGTGATCATGGTGATATTAGTGATTGTCGGTATCGTGCCTGAATTTGGGCCGATGAAGAAAGCACAGTTAGCAGCTGCGCAAGGTGTACCGGCTTTGGTTCAAGTTGATTTAGACGAGATCCAAACCTCGGATGAATACGCACTTAAAGCCATTGAGGATGAATTTAAGCATGCTGACGACACTGGTAAGTTACATAACTTTGTTGTGCCTATTCTATTGTTAGTTGGCTTTACTGTGTATTTTGACATTGATGTTTTAATGGGGCTGTTAGCGACATTAGTCATTACATTGCCGTTTTATGCCGTGCAAAAAATCATGCCTTTAGCTGAAATGATGGAGCAAATGATTGATGGTTTTAAATCGATGTTACCGGCGATTTGCACCGTTATTGCTGCTTTTATTTTTAAAGATGTGAGCGATCAATTACTGTTGTCACAATATGTAATTGAGAATTTAACGCC
Coding sequences:
- a CDS encoding lipopolysaccharide assembly protein LapB, translated to MTLFRSIAFVFIASVLTLQSVHAESTTLETRLNDEKYIAEMSQNLELPLAVRVQAVIELGQFSGANALIAIARASRADQYELRLAAIEAVRFWSVKARWDVVSPLIMDDETRVQAAAGDVLVSLWAELNTDQQAYLQPAVDQYVSTLKKIPSGFEVALELANVYRYQQQFIAAEKAYKALIKQYPKQAVGYLQLSELYRQGSEFYRQNNAESLAHETLIQGIAVNPQSAELYYAQGLSYYRQGDFQQAEIELRRAIDNDPNNGRYAYTLAVMINTAQPAEALELYLQAHDNTGSPQYLYALCESYIAQGYVVQTRQCIGKLKQVAPDNIVKQLTDKL
- a CDS encoding helix-turn-helix domain-containing protein; translated protein: MSIDDGDLCFNGTWMTTSQIALVCAKSHIPFTLTIPANTRVLLAEVNNISHQLLEFSNALTPLDVNPTYMAKLRQAADITDRNDLAKNPLGGTRALLKLTTELKEQIPPLRPQSLKGRSRLPRKVLMPKVMMLMEENNIERFTLNNAAETLNISTKTINLLFKHYTGFSPKRCYLLTKLFAFRRELQKSSTRSVIHAASNTNIDGWSRYAVRYQRLFGEMPYQTYQANHHPI
- a CDS encoding alkaline phosphatase family protein, translated to MMKKIAFSIFCGLFASASVSAADTTQTQPKLVLQITIDGLRADLIQRYKHQFGENGFRYLMEQGTYFTNANYEHANTETIVGHVSLATGAPPSVHGMVGNVWFDRTQDRLVYNIEDSNYNMLTEGAGINKDTEVDPTQKAAKKDGRSPLTILSSTFSDELSIATHGQAKIFSVSVKDRGAISLAGDNGKAFWFSKSKNQFVTSNYYYQLYPQWVEAWNQQDLPARYGDKAWTLSQAEKTYAPVVGNGEHKVNLAGFSKHFPHPYGSAKGKYFGTLLTLSPAGDELTADFAKTLLKEEQLGQDAITDYLSVSFSSTDYVSHMFGPSTRETEDNLIRLDRTLAGLFSTIDSQVGLDNVIIAFSADHGVPEAAPVSQHTGEHDAHYFDKDKLTNPALAARLQQEFGLGNELIRLYAQPYIYLDTDLIKKNNLSTAKVEQVIADEILKIAGVSAAITRTDIENNSLPQTRISKLVQQNFHPKRSGNIHLVFASRTYINNMDGLTIASTHGSPWRYDTHVPVIFAGYKVKPQVISRDITPYDIAPTLSNILGINLPSGATGNVLTEITP
- a CDS encoding peptidylprolyl isomerase, translated to MAQATARHILVDDEAKCNELKAQIEAGTDFAEVAKQHSNCPSGAQGGDLGKFGPGMMVPEFDKVVFSAPVNTVQGPVKTQFGYHLLEVTSRS
- a CDS encoding Na+/H+ antiporter NhaC family protein gives rise to the protein MSEATALSLIPPVVVLVLAVVLRRPILSLVIGSFVGLMLIESTSALTSFSAISLSVMTDETIGWLILVCGGFGALIALLVKTGGSMAFGRYAMKFAKGPKSSLLMTFLLGVAIFIDDYLNALTVGSTMKRVTDKFKVSREMLAYVVDSTAAPICVLVPLSTWAVFFGGLLVDNGIAAEGQGIAVYMGAIPYMLYAWLSVIMVILVIVGIVPEFGPMKKAQLAAAQGVPALVQVDLDEIQTSDEYALKAIEDEFKHADDTGKLHNFVVPILLLVGFTVYFDIDVLMGLLATLVITLPFYAVQKIMPLAEMMEQMIDGFKSMLPAICTVIAAFIFKDVSDQLLLSQYVIENLTPFMTPKLLPAVVFLSMSILAFVTGSSWGIFAVSIPIVMPLAQSLNADIPLVIGALLSASSFGSQACFYSDSTVLAAQGSDCNLMSHAITQLPYTLIAAAVTFVGFIWLA